From one Sphaeramia orbicularis chromosome 9, fSphaOr1.1, whole genome shotgun sequence genomic stretch:
- the rchy1 gene encoding RING finger and CHY zinc finger domain-containing protein 1 → MASPAGCEHYVRSCLLKAPCCGKLYVCRLCHDAEENHQMDRFKVREVQCNECHTVQQAQQTCQQCNVQFGEYYCDICHLFDKDKKQYHCQPCGICRIGPREKYFHCEKCNLCLAQDLRGNHKCVENVSRQNCPVCMEDIHTSRIGAHVLPCGHLLHKTCFDDMIRTGAYRCPLCMHSAWNMQDQWEQIDQEIAQSPMPTEYRGATVRIICNDCQAHCTVPFHVLGMKCGGCGSYNTAQDGGLIQQNPPQQTEVDAETEAETDMEPEPQDPPESPTSH, encoded by the exons atgGCTTCACCTGCTGGCTGTGAACATTATGTGCGTAGCTGTTTATTGAAA GCACCTTGCTGTGGTAAACTGTATGTATGCAGGCTGTGCCATGATGCAGAGGAGAACCACCAAATGGACCGGTTCAAAGTCAGAGAGGTGCAATGCAATGAGTGTCACACAGTTCAACAG GCACAGCAGACCTGCCAGCAATGCAATGTACAGTTTGGAGAGTATTACTGTGATATTTGCCACTTGTTTGATAAAGATAAGAAGCAGTACCACTGTCAACCATGTGGGATATGCAG GATCGGACCCAGGGAAAAGTATTTTCACTGTGAGAAGTGCAATTTGTGTTTAGCCCAGGACCTGCGAGGAAACCACAAG TGTGTTGAAAATGTTTCAAGGCAGAACTGTCCAGTGTGCATGGAG GATATCCATACTTCCAGAATTGGAGCCCATGTTCTTCCATGTGGTCACCTTCTACATAA GACTTGTTTTGATGACATGATCAGAACAGG TGCGTATCGCTGCCCTTTGTGTATGCATTCTGCCTGGAACATGCAGGACCAGTGGGAACAGATAGACCAGGAGATTGCCCAATCACCGATGCCTACTGAATATCGTGGTGCAACTGTCAGA ATTATATGTAATGACTGCCAAGCCCATTGTACGGTGCCATTCCATGTGTTGGGGATGAAATGCGGTGGCTGTGGCTCATATAACACAGCGCAGGATGGAGGACTCATCCAGCAGAATCCACCACAGCAGACTGAGGTGGACGCTGAGACTGAAGCAGAGACGGACATGGAACCAGAGCCGCAAGACCCACCTGAGTCCCCCACGTCACATTAG
- the LOC115425601 gene encoding nucleolysin TIA-1-like isoform X2: MMEDDQPRTLYVGNLSRDVTEPLILQVFTQIGPCKSCKMIVDTAGNDPYCFVEFYDHRHAAASLAAMNGRKIMGKEVKVNWATTPTSQKKDTSNHFHVFVGDLSPEITTEDVKAAFGPFGRISDARVVKDMATGKSKGYGFVSFFNKWDAENAIQQMGGQWLGGRQIRTNWATRKPPAPKTTYENNSKHLSFDEVVNQSSPSNCTVYCGGVSTGLTEQLMRQTFSAFGPIMEIRVFPDKGYSFVRFNSHESAAQAIVSVNGSSIEGHIVKCYWGKETPDMMNTMQQMPMPQNKMGFAAAQPYGQWGQWYGNGPQISQYVPNGWQVPTYGVYSQAWNQQGFNHLPASAGWTGMSAISNGGVMEPTQGLNGSMLANQPGMGAAGYPTH; the protein is encoded by the exons ATGATGGAGGACGATCAACCCAGGACCTT GTATGTGGGGAATCTGTCCAGGGATGTAACAGAGCCCCTCATTCTGCAGGTCTTCACACAGATAGGACCCTGCAAGAGCTGTAAAATGATAGTCGAT ACGGCTGGAAATGATCCATACTGCTTTGTGGAGTTCTATGATCACAGGCATGCTGCTGCCTCATTGGCAGCTATGAATGGAAGGAAAATAATGGGTAAG GAGGTCAAAGTCAACTGGGCCACGACACCAACCAGCCAGAAAAAAGACACAAGTA ATCACTTTCACGTCTTTGTTGGAGATCTCAGCCCAGAAATAACTACAGAAGACGTCAAAGCTGCCTTTGGACCTTTTGGCAGGATATC AGATGCTCGAGTTGTGAAGGATATGGCTACAGGGAAGTCTAAAGGATATGGCTTTGTGTCTTTCTTTAATAAATGG GATGCGGAGAATGCCATTCAGCAGATGGGCGGTCAGTGGTTAGGAGGCAGACAGATCCGAACTAACTGGGCCACAAGAAAGCCCCCGGCCCCAAAGACCACCTATGAAA ACAACTCCAAACATCTGTCTTTTGATGAAGTAGTCAACCAGTCCAGCCCCAGTAACTGCACTGTGTATTGTGGTGGAGTCAGCACAGGACTTACAG AGCAACTGATGAGACAGACCTTCTCCGCCTTTGGACCAATCATGGAAATCAGAGTTTTCCCAGACAAAGGCTATTCGTTTGTGAG GTTTAATTCCCATGAGTCAGCAGCCCAAGCCATTGTGTCAGTGAATGGTTCTTCAATAGAGGGCCACATAGTCAAATGCTACTGGGGTAAAGAGACCCCAGATATGATGAACACGATGCAACAGATGCCTATGCCCCAG AACAAGATGGGCTTCGCCGCAGCCCAGCCCTATGGCCAGTGGGGCCAATGGTACGGCAACGGGCCTCAGATCAGCCAGTACGTCCCAAATGGGTGGCAGGTCCCCACCTATGGCGTTTATAGCCAGGCTTGGAACCAGCAGGGCTTCAA TCACTTACCGGCCAGTGCTGGGTGGACTGGCATGAGCGCCATCAGTAACGGTGGGGTTATGGAGCCTACACAGGGATTGAATGGGAGTATGCTAGCCAACCAGCCTGGTATGGGAGCCGCAGGATACCCCACACACTGA
- the LOC115425601 gene encoding nucleolysin TIA-1-like isoform X1, producing MMEDDQPRTLYVGNLSRDVTEPLILQVFTQIGPCKSCKMIVDTAGNDPYCFVEFYDHRHAAASLAAMNGRKIMGKEVKVNWATTPTSQKKDTSNHFHVFVGDLSPEITTEDVKAAFGPFGRISDARVVKDMATGKSKGYGFVSFFNKWDAENAIQQMGGQWLGGRQIRTNWATRKPPAPKTTYENNSKHLSFDEVVNQSSPSNCTVYCGGVSTGLTEQLMRQTFSAFGPIMEIRVFPDKGYSFVRFNSHESAAQAIVSVNGSSIEGHIVKCYWGKETPDMMNTMQQMPMPQQNKMGFAAAQPYGQWGQWYGNGPQISQYVPNGWQVPTYGVYSQAWNQQGFNHLPASAGWTGMSAISNGGVMEPTQGLNGSMLANQPGMGAAGYPTH from the exons ATGATGGAGGACGATCAACCCAGGACCTT GTATGTGGGGAATCTGTCCAGGGATGTAACAGAGCCCCTCATTCTGCAGGTCTTCACACAGATAGGACCCTGCAAGAGCTGTAAAATGATAGTCGAT ACGGCTGGAAATGATCCATACTGCTTTGTGGAGTTCTATGATCACAGGCATGCTGCTGCCTCATTGGCAGCTATGAATGGAAGGAAAATAATGGGTAAG GAGGTCAAAGTCAACTGGGCCACGACACCAACCAGCCAGAAAAAAGACACAAGTA ATCACTTTCACGTCTTTGTTGGAGATCTCAGCCCAGAAATAACTACAGAAGACGTCAAAGCTGCCTTTGGACCTTTTGGCAGGATATC AGATGCTCGAGTTGTGAAGGATATGGCTACAGGGAAGTCTAAAGGATATGGCTTTGTGTCTTTCTTTAATAAATGG GATGCGGAGAATGCCATTCAGCAGATGGGCGGTCAGTGGTTAGGAGGCAGACAGATCCGAACTAACTGGGCCACAAGAAAGCCCCCGGCCCCAAAGACCACCTATGAAA ACAACTCCAAACATCTGTCTTTTGATGAAGTAGTCAACCAGTCCAGCCCCAGTAACTGCACTGTGTATTGTGGTGGAGTCAGCACAGGACTTACAG AGCAACTGATGAGACAGACCTTCTCCGCCTTTGGACCAATCATGGAAATCAGAGTTTTCCCAGACAAAGGCTATTCGTTTGTGAG GTTTAATTCCCATGAGTCAGCAGCCCAAGCCATTGTGTCAGTGAATGGTTCTTCAATAGAGGGCCACATAGTCAAATGCTACTGGGGTAAAGAGACCCCAGATATGATGAACACGATGCAACAGATGCCTATGCCCCAG CAGAACAAGATGGGCTTCGCCGCAGCCCAGCCCTATGGCCAGTGGGGCCAATGGTACGGCAACGGGCCTCAGATCAGCCAGTACGTCCCAAATGGGTGGCAGGTCCCCACCTATGGCGTTTATAGCCAGGCTTGGAACCAGCAGGGCTTCAA TCACTTACCGGCCAGTGCTGGGTGGACTGGCATGAGCGCCATCAGTAACGGTGGGGTTATGGAGCCTACACAGGGATTGAATGGGAGTATGCTAGCCAACCAGCCTGGTATGGGAGCCGCAGGATACCCCACACACTGA